One genomic segment of Nonomuraea coxensis DSM 45129 includes these proteins:
- a CDS encoding DUF6886 family protein, whose protein sequence is MRPEPGQVLHFSEDPTIARFVPHVAVTTSLAEPYVWAVGPERCPDYWFPRACPRAMAWVGPRTTEDDRVRIIGAGCGDRVHAVEYCWLQAMRDVELFAYRLPAAEFAPIGDPPHAVVATVPVEPLGPPEPVGDLFELHERAGIQLRVLPNLWSFWNEVTASSLEFSGIRLRNARR, encoded by the coding sequence ATGAGACCAGAGCCCGGTCAGGTGCTGCACTTCTCCGAGGACCCGACGATCGCGCGGTTCGTCCCGCACGTGGCGGTGACCACCTCGCTGGCCGAGCCGTACGTGTGGGCGGTCGGCCCCGAGCGCTGCCCCGACTACTGGTTCCCGCGCGCCTGCCCGCGCGCGATGGCGTGGGTGGGCCCGCGCACCACCGAGGACGACCGGGTCAGGATCATCGGGGCCGGCTGCGGCGACCGGGTGCACGCCGTCGAATACTGCTGGCTGCAGGCGATGCGGGACGTCGAGCTGTTCGCCTACCGGCTGCCGGCGGCCGAGTTCGCGCCGATCGGCGACCCGCCGCACGCCGTGGTCGCCACCGTCCCCGTCGAGCCGCTGGGCCCGCCGGAGCCGGTCGGCGACCTGTTCGAGCTGCACGAGCGGGCGGGCATCCAGCTCCGGGTGCTGCCCAACCTGTGGTCGTTCTGGAACGAGGTGACGGCCAGCAGCCTGGAGTTCAGCGGGATCCGGCTGCGCAACGCCCGCCGATGA
- a CDS encoding NUDIX domain-containing protein: protein MDDFWGTVNRAVCGAAAYITDERGRVLLVDPNYREHWGFPGGIIDAGEDPAQACAREVAEEVGLTVKVGPLLTVAWVDRVPNVPFPMVNFMFDCGEVRSDTPITLQTEELDGYGFFTVEEAGRLLAGHAHARLVAAVAARVSGAIAYLTPGQGRLIGQ from the coding sequence GTGGACGATTTCTGGGGCACGGTCAACCGGGCGGTCTGCGGGGCGGCCGCGTACATCACGGACGAGCGCGGCCGGGTCCTGCTGGTGGACCCCAACTACCGCGAGCACTGGGGCTTCCCCGGCGGCATCATCGACGCCGGGGAGGACCCCGCGCAGGCGTGCGCGAGGGAGGTGGCCGAGGAGGTGGGGCTCACCGTGAAGGTCGGCCCGCTGCTGACGGTGGCCTGGGTCGACCGGGTGCCCAACGTGCCGTTCCCGATGGTCAACTTCATGTTCGACTGCGGGGAGGTGCGCTCGGACACGCCGATCACGCTGCAGACCGAGGAGCTCGACGGCTACGGCTTCTTCACCGTCGAGGAGGCCGGGCGGCTGCTGGCCGGCCACGCCCACGCGCGGCTGGTGGCCGCCGTGGCGGCCAGGGTCTCCGGCGCGATCGCCTACCTAACGCCCGGCCAGGGCCGGCTGATCGGCCAGTAG
- a CDS encoding S9 family peptidase, whose amino-acid sequence MKAEERWQARFRASRMTLPSWARQAPHRSIYRSNATGKWEVYAWDRVTGAVRQVTDRPKGTAYAALDPTGQWIYWFADTEGDEFGVWWRQPFTGGPDQEVAPGLPPGQPGGIVLSTTGVAAISWASEGTFRIHLGRAGEPFRQLYEHTEAAWVAAMSLDGSLIAINHGEYGDFRHPALRVVRPDGSVVGELHDGPGKGVTGLGFAPVPGDRRLLALHERRHRYEPLVWDPATGEQREIWLKDSGDLDAHWYDDGRALLILRDDRARSHLHRYDLAGGTLTSIETPHGVIDEAAPRPGGHVEYSWSSGSRPPVIRSTNGQVVVNPGGPAAPPSVPVEDLDVEGEGGRVHALISKPEHGLAPYPTVFLLHSGPTTHDRDSFSPTVAAWVDAGFAVVRVNYRGSTGYGTAWRDALHGDVGHIELADVAAVRQRVVERGIADPARLVLAGSAWGGYLTLLGLGTQPDLWAAGIAAAPIACHQTSYEDEVESLRAYHRALFGGSPDERPDRYAASSPITYVDRVSAPLLILAGENDTRCPFRQIEKYVAKLAEHGREHELYTYDAIRGSLVVSERIAQIALQLDFARKHVKSR is encoded by the coding sequence ATGAAGGCGGAGGAACGCTGGCAGGCCAGGTTCCGGGCCTCGCGCATGACGCTGCCGTCCTGGGCCCGCCAGGCTCCGCACCGCTCCATCTACCGCTCCAACGCCACCGGCAAGTGGGAGGTCTACGCCTGGGACCGCGTCACCGGCGCCGTCCGCCAGGTCACCGACCGGCCCAAGGGCACGGCGTACGCGGCCCTCGACCCCACCGGCCAGTGGATCTACTGGTTCGCCGACACCGAGGGCGACGAGTTCGGCGTGTGGTGGCGCCAGCCGTTCACCGGCGGCCCCGACCAGGAGGTCGCCCCCGGCCTGCCGCCCGGCCAGCCGGGCGGCATCGTCCTGTCGACGACGGGCGTGGCCGCGATCAGCTGGGCCAGCGAGGGCACCTTCCGCATCCATCTGGGCCGCGCCGGCGAGCCGTTCCGTCAGCTCTACGAGCACACCGAGGCCGCCTGGGTGGCCGCCATGTCGCTCGACGGCTCCCTCATCGCGATCAACCACGGCGAGTACGGCGACTTCCGCCATCCGGCGCTGCGCGTCGTCCGTCCCGACGGCAGCGTCGTGGGCGAGCTGCACGACGGCCCCGGCAAGGGCGTGACCGGGCTCGGGTTCGCCCCCGTCCCCGGCGACCGCCGGCTGCTGGCCCTGCACGAGCGCCGCCACCGCTACGAGCCGCTGGTCTGGGACCCGGCGACCGGGGAGCAGCGCGAGATCTGGCTGAAGGACTCGGGCGACCTCGACGCCCACTGGTACGACGACGGCCGCGCCCTGCTCATCCTGCGCGACGACCGGGCCCGCAGCCATCTGCACCGCTACGACCTCGCCGGCGGCACCCTGACCTCGATCGAGACCCCGCACGGCGTCATCGACGAGGCGGCGCCCCGGCCCGGCGGCCACGTCGAGTACTCCTGGTCCAGCGGGTCCAGGCCGCCCGTCATCCGCTCCACCAACGGGCAGGTCGTGGTCAACCCCGGCGGCCCGGCCGCGCCGCCCAGCGTGCCGGTCGAGGACCTCGACGTCGAGGGCGAGGGCGGACGCGTCCACGCGCTGATCTCCAAGCCGGAGCACGGCCTCGCGCCCTACCCCACCGTCTTCCTGCTGCACAGCGGGCCGACGACGCACGACCGCGACTCCTTCTCGCCCACGGTCGCGGCCTGGGTGGACGCGGGCTTCGCGGTGGTGCGGGTCAACTACCGCGGCTCGACCGGCTACGGCACGGCCTGGCGCGACGCGCTGCACGGCGACGTCGGTCACATCGAGCTGGCCGACGTGGCGGCCGTGCGGCAGCGCGTCGTCGAGCGCGGGATCGCCGACCCCGCCCGGCTGGTGCTGGCCGGTTCGGCGTGGGGCGGCTACCTCACGCTGCTCGGTCTCGGCACCCAGCCCGACCTGTGGGCGGCCGGCATCGCGGCGGCGCCGATCGCCTGCCACCAGACGTCGTACGAGGACGAGGTCGAGAGCCTGCGCGCCTACCACCGGGCGCTGTTCGGCGGCTCACCCGACGAGCGGCCCGACCGGTACGCCGCCAGCTCCCCCATCACGTACGTGGACCGGGTGAGCGCCCCACTGCTGATCCTCGCGGGCGAGAACGACACGCGCTGCCCGTTCCGCCAGATCGAGAAGTACGTGGCCAAGCTGGCCGAGCACGGGCGCGAGCACGAGCTCTACACCTATGACGCCATCCGGGGCTCGCTGGTGGTCTCGGAGCGGATCGCGCAGATCGCGTTGCAGCTCGACTTCGCCAGAAAGCATGTGAAATCCCGCTGA
- a CDS encoding glycosyltransferase family 2 protein, whose translation MNKQHSAASVSVIVPAMNEAENLPHVFATLPEWIDEVILVDGNSTDDTVAVARKLRPDLRVVVQTRRGKGNALIEGFQAATGDIIVMIDADGSTDGREIRGFVDALLAGADFAKGSRYAPGGGSDDLSPWRSLGNKALTGLTNLLYGTRYTDLCYGYNAFWAHHLDALNLDCDGFEIETLMNVRAAKAGLLISEVPSHERSRIHGTSNLNAVRDGWRVLRTILRERTGREDVPAHTQVALAK comes from the coding sequence ATGAACAAGCAGCATTCCGCCGCCAGCGTCAGCGTCATCGTGCCCGCGATGAACGAGGCCGAGAACCTTCCCCACGTCTTCGCCACGCTGCCCGAATGGATCGACGAGGTGATCCTCGTCGACGGCAACTCGACCGACGACACCGTCGCCGTCGCGCGGAAGCTGCGCCCCGACCTGCGGGTCGTCGTGCAGACCAGGCGCGGCAAGGGCAACGCCCTCATCGAGGGCTTCCAGGCCGCCACCGGCGACATCATCGTCATGATCGACGCCGACGGGTCCACCGACGGCCGCGAGATCCGCGGCTTCGTCGACGCGCTGCTCGCCGGCGCCGACTTCGCCAAGGGCTCCCGGTACGCGCCCGGCGGCGGCTCCGACGACCTCAGCCCGTGGCGCTCGCTCGGCAACAAGGCCCTGACGGGCCTCACCAACCTGCTCTACGGCACCCGCTACACCGACCTGTGCTACGGCTACAACGCCTTCTGGGCCCACCACCTGGACGCGCTCAACCTCGATTGCGACGGTTTCGAGATCGAGACGCTGATGAACGTCCGCGCCGCCAAGGCCGGGCTGCTCATCAGCGAGGTGCCCAGCCACGAGCGCTCCCGCATCCACGGCACCAGCAACCTCAACGCCGTCCGCGACGGCTGGCGGGTGCTGCGCACGATCCTCAGGGAGCGGACCGGGCGCGAGGACGTCCCCGCGCACACCCAGGTCGCCCTCGCCAAGTGA
- a CDS encoding DUF6571 family protein, whose protein sequence is MTFSSIHAGEMHQLGHSVQNAGKSLTECAAQLRAILNEVELTHPGAAAIGRIGQWLTDQAPDLYRRRDLAYEAEKVDVDVFGNPLPGAVVPAGMTRIDETRLIPAAVRAEAAQAAPLFTAAARGDAGALEKLAPFRERLSDPRFATALLEQLGPRALLAIPAAMGTRVRKALDADDGSAAAVRRQNRDVLSMLSKALATATDPTKDARLGRKFLEEFKRQGRAEIPAPDMGGLTNPGYWSLGQILAAAPKQAYSEWFMKTIGQDMIRWDRDYLKQHRERFLPKDTDVYNLPAPTDTRPFQNSDTIGAADPLAALLTVAATSRERAQTLLDDRDLLKYLMSDRRPQWAMGDHGESLGTAMEAAMKGPDADSKRLTVMATQILADDVKPHVSFNDAGEVELKNPSELDWLSGTRDNLGRILAEHTDDIVSSYYQNHPRLPDNELVGDVEGKKTARFNPTDLDLVLLDVAADEQAYQALLLGQVADMRGKIDQAMATRNRDWLNNVIALNSTALGHLVEARRMALVGRGKEADAVDEALRKLVQAGVGLVPIPFAQQVGKVGLKAADTIYENFVSNGYAKAGDWLVQQSGHAGGNMTKAVGDAATNDKTVQQLMKQMMESSAVAHESYSHDDLRGPFVTGDPPRIKPPLHMTRSEYESFVDWIEENSTVPADYKEVQQTTAVGAEEFRDNLKSATQK, encoded by the coding sequence ATGACGTTCTCCTCGATCCACGCCGGAGAAATGCACCAGCTCGGACACAGCGTGCAGAACGCGGGAAAAAGCCTGACCGAATGCGCGGCCCAGCTCCGCGCGATTCTGAACGAGGTCGAACTCACCCACCCCGGAGCGGCCGCGATCGGCCGGATCGGGCAGTGGCTGACCGACCAGGCCCCCGACCTCTACCGGCGGCGCGACCTCGCGTACGAGGCCGAGAAGGTCGACGTGGACGTCTTCGGCAACCCGCTGCCCGGCGCGGTCGTACCGGCCGGGATGACGCGGATCGACGAAACCAGGCTCATCCCGGCCGCGGTCCGCGCCGAGGCCGCGCAGGCGGCCCCGCTCTTCACGGCCGCCGCCCGCGGCGACGCCGGCGCACTGGAGAAGCTCGCCCCCTTCAGGGAACGGCTGTCCGACCCGCGGTTCGCCACCGCCCTCCTCGAACAACTCGGCCCACGAGCCCTGCTCGCCATCCCCGCCGCCATGGGCACGCGGGTGCGCAAGGCCCTCGACGCCGACGACGGTTCGGCGGCCGCCGTCCGCCGGCAGAACCGCGACGTCCTGTCCATGCTGAGCAAAGCCCTCGCCACGGCCACCGACCCCACCAAGGACGCGCGCCTCGGCCGGAAGTTCCTGGAGGAGTTCAAACGGCAAGGACGCGCCGAGATCCCCGCTCCGGACATGGGCGGCCTGACGAACCCCGGCTACTGGTCGCTCGGCCAGATCCTCGCGGCGGCCCCGAAGCAGGCGTACAGCGAGTGGTTCATGAAGACCATCGGCCAGGACATGATCCGCTGGGACCGCGACTACCTCAAGCAGCACCGCGAACGGTTCCTCCCGAAGGACACCGATGTCTACAACCTGCCCGCCCCCACCGACACCCGCCCGTTCCAGAACTCCGACACCATCGGCGCCGCCGACCCGCTCGCCGCCCTGCTGACCGTCGCCGCCACGTCCCGCGAACGCGCCCAGACGCTGCTCGACGACCGGGACCTCCTGAAATACCTGATGAGCGACCGGCGCCCGCAGTGGGCGATGGGCGATCACGGGGAATCGCTGGGCACGGCCATGGAAGCCGCCATGAAAGGCCCCGACGCCGACTCCAAACGACTGACCGTCATGGCCACCCAGATCCTCGCCGACGACGTGAAGCCGCACGTGTCGTTCAACGACGCCGGGGAGGTCGAGCTCAAGAACCCCTCCGAACTCGACTGGCTTTCTGGCACCCGCGACAACCTGGGCCGCATCCTCGCCGAACACACCGACGACATCGTGTCCTCTTACTACCAGAACCATCCACGGCTGCCCGACAACGAACTCGTAGGCGACGTCGAGGGGAAGAAGACAGCACGCTTCAACCCGACCGACCTCGATCTCGTCCTGCTCGACGTGGCTGCCGATGAACAGGCATACCAGGCCCTGCTCCTCGGGCAGGTCGCGGACATGCGCGGGAAGATCGATCAGGCGATGGCGACCCGCAACAGGGACTGGCTGAACAACGTGATCGCACTCAACTCCACCGCCCTGGGGCATCTGGTGGAGGCGCGACGAATGGCTCTTGTCGGCCGAGGCAAGGAGGCCGACGCAGTGGACGAGGCGTTGCGGAAACTGGTCCAAGCGGGAGTCGGCCTTGTCCCGATCCCTTTCGCCCAGCAGGTGGGCAAGGTGGGACTCAAAGCGGCCGACACCATCTATGAGAACTTCGTCAGCAACGGTTACGCGAAAGCCGGGGACTGGCTGGTGCAGCAGAGCGGCCACGCCGGAGGAAACATGACCAAGGCCGTCGGCGACGCCGCTACGAACGACAAGACCGTCCAGCAGTTGATGAAGCAGATGATGGAATCCTCTGCCGTAGCTCACGAATCTTACAGCCATGATGACCTCAGAGGGCCTTTCGTGACCGGCGACCCGCCACGAATCAAACCTCCACTCCACATGACCAGGAGCGAATACGAAAGCTTCGTGGACTGGATAGAGGAGAACTCCACGGTGCCGGCCGATTACAAGGAAGTCCAACAGACCACCGCCGTCGGAGCCGAGGAGTTCCGCGACAATCTCAAATCTGCGACCCAGAAATGA
- the rho gene encoding transcription termination factor Rho, which translates to MSVHTIPRQRADSADRRVSGLLDVRDKSAFIRTGHLPGAEDVRVSPEKIKQYGLRPGDHVVASFTGGKFVGVESVNGSRHWRERPAFAELVPVHPAERLRVETESLSTRVIDLFAPIGKGQRGLIVAPPKAGKTMVLQALAAGIARNHPEVHLLVVLVGERPEEVTEMRAGIPGEIFASTFDHPDRDHAAIAELAVERAKRLVEDGRDVVVLLDSLTRLGRAYNNLAPGGGKVLTGGLDAGALYPPKRFFGAARNVEGGGSLTILATALIDTGSRMDNSLYEEFKGTGNMELHLTRELAEQRLFPAVDLDASGTRREEILLHPQERQIVWGLRRSLSGLDRQQAARMLIGKLRATSSNAAFLLETAAAA; encoded by the coding sequence ATGTCTGTGCACACCATTCCGCGGCAGCGCGCGGACTCCGCCGACCGGCGGGTGAGCGGCCTCCTCGACGTACGCGACAAGAGCGCGTTCATCAGGACCGGGCACCTTCCAGGAGCGGAGGACGTCCGCGTCTCCCCCGAGAAGATCAAGCAGTACGGCCTGCGTCCCGGCGACCACGTCGTGGCGTCGTTCACGGGCGGCAAGTTCGTGGGCGTCGAGTCGGTCAACGGCTCGCGGCACTGGCGGGAGCGGCCGGCGTTCGCCGAGCTCGTGCCCGTCCATCCGGCCGAGCGGCTGCGCGTCGAGACCGAGTCGCTCAGCACCCGCGTCATCGACCTGTTCGCGCCCATCGGCAAAGGCCAGCGCGGCCTGATCGTCGCCCCGCCCAAGGCGGGCAAGACGATGGTCCTGCAGGCGCTGGCGGCCGGGATCGCCCGCAACCACCCCGAGGTCCACCTGCTGGTGGTGCTGGTGGGCGAGCGGCCCGAGGAGGTCACCGAGATGCGCGCCGGCATCCCCGGGGAGATCTTCGCCTCCACCTTCGACCACCCCGACCGCGACCACGCCGCGATCGCCGAGCTCGCCGTCGAACGGGCCAAGCGGCTCGTCGAGGACGGCCGCGACGTCGTCGTGCTGCTCGACTCCCTGACCCGGCTCGGCCGGGCCTACAACAACCTCGCGCCCGGCGGCGGCAAGGTCCTCACCGGCGGCCTCGACGCCGGCGCCCTCTACCCGCCCAAGCGCTTCTTCGGCGCCGCCCGCAACGTCGAGGGCGGCGGCTCGCTCACCATCCTCGCCACCGCCCTGATCGACACCGGCTCCCGCATGGACAACAGCCTGTACGAGGAGTTCAAGGGCACCGGCAACATGGAGCTGCACCTCACCCGCGAGCTGGCCGAGCAGCGGCTGTTCCCCGCCGTGGACCTCGACGCCTCCGGCACCCGTCGCGAGGAGATCCTGCTGCACCCGCAGGAGCGCCAGATCGTCTGGGGGCTGCGCCGCTCCCTGTCCGGCCTCGACCGGCAGCAGGCCGCGCGGATGCTCATCGGCAAGCTGCGCGCCACCTCCTCGAACGCCGCCTTCCTGCTGGAGACGGCCGCCGCCGCGTGA
- a CDS encoding GntR family transcriptional regulator — MRIDPDGLRAPYLQLADALRARIEAGEIPPGRKVPSQMELEEESGLSRNTVKKALDVLKNEGLLITAPGRGLFVAERHHSKPAE; from the coding sequence GTGAGAATCGATCCGGATGGGCTGCGTGCCCCTTACCTCCAACTTGCGGACGCCCTTCGCGCCCGCATCGAAGCAGGCGAGATTCCGCCGGGCCGCAAGGTGCCGTCCCAGATGGAGTTGGAAGAGGAATCCGGACTGTCCCGGAACACCGTGAAGAAAGCGCTCGACGTACTCAAGAACGAGGGCCTTCTGATCACCGCGCCCGGTCGCGGACTGTTCGTCGCAGAACGTCACCACAGCAAGCCAGCCGAGTAG
- a CDS encoding MBL fold metallo-hydrolase, whose translation MPHRPITVSGVEVTPLCDAVGPMGAAIRRPLPEMFPGSGLPDAPWVLHFHCYLLRSATGRLTLVDTGIGGHGSLAASWAPVPGTLLGELAAAGVAPADVETVVLTHLHSDHASGVVTDDGRPAFENAAVVLQRTELDAAGDGALDRLVAPVKAQLQIVEGSAEVAPGVHVHLTAGHTPGHQIVRAGDLAMTGDLVLHPVQLDDPGVHYCYDDDREAAARTRTEVLERLRAERAVLATSHFSEPFVRL comes from the coding sequence GTGCCGCATCGACCGATCACTGTCTCCGGCGTCGAGGTCACGCCTCTCTGCGACGCCGTGGGCCCCATGGGGGCGGCGATCCGCCGCCCGCTGCCCGAGATGTTCCCCGGTTCGGGGCTCCCGGACGCGCCGTGGGTCCTGCACTTCCACTGCTATCTGCTGCGTTCGGCGACGGGCCGCCTCACGCTGGTCGACACCGGCATCGGCGGCCACGGCTCCCTCGCGGCGAGCTGGGCGCCGGTTCCCGGGACGCTGCTCGGCGAGCTGGCCGCGGCCGGCGTCGCGCCGGCCGACGTCGAGACCGTCGTCCTCACCCACCTGCACAGCGACCACGCGAGCGGCGTGGTGACCGACGACGGACGCCCGGCCTTCGAGAACGCCGCCGTCGTGCTCCAGCGCACCGAGCTCGACGCCGCCGGGGACGGCGCGCTCGACCGGCTCGTCGCCCCGGTCAAGGCGCAGCTCCAGATCGTCGAGGGCAGCGCCGAGGTCGCGCCCGGCGTCCACGTGCACCTGACCGCCGGTCACACGCCCGGCCACCAGATCGTCAGGGCCGGCGACCTCGCGATGACCGGCGACCTCGTCCTCCACCCGGTCCAGCTCGACGACCCCGGCGTCCACTACTGCTACGACGACGACCGGGAGGCCGCCGCCCGCACCCGTACCGAGGTGCTGGAGCGGTTGCGGGCCGAGCGCGCCGTGCTCGCCACCTCCCACTTCAGCGAGCCGTTCGTCCGTCTGTGA
- a CDS encoding putative RNA methyltransferase — protein MLADIVEYLVCPVCRAGVRLGERELRCARGHGFDVARQGYVSLLVGSRPPGTADSAEMVAARAAFLDAGHYAPLAEAVAGAVAEAVGADGPAEHESVTETNDGSRLRAYRGAGMEAGRGPGQAEGPESGRNGGEGRRAEGRSAPVIVDAGAGTGHYLAAALNAVNDGIGMAFDVSKHAVRRAARVHPRAGAFVADVWRPLPIRDEVADVVIDVFAPRNGPEFGRILRPGGVAVVVTPAAEHLSPLVGELGLLSVDEEKERRVARSMEGFVLAGRRTVAFDMELDAGEVAQVVGMGPSAWHTDPAALDARIAAFFSPGREKVVTRAAFHLSIFEPAPRSRPAP, from the coding sequence ATGCTGGCTGACATCGTCGAATACCTTGTGTGCCCGGTCTGTCGTGCGGGCGTGCGGCTGGGTGAGCGGGAGCTGCGGTGTGCGAGGGGGCATGGGTTCGATGTCGCGCGGCAGGGGTACGTCAGCCTGCTCGTCGGTTCCCGTCCGCCGGGGACGGCCGACAGTGCGGAGATGGTCGCCGCGCGTGCCGCGTTCCTCGACGCGGGGCATTACGCGCCGCTGGCGGAGGCCGTGGCGGGGGCGGTGGCCGAGGCGGTGGGGGCGGACGGGCCGGCAGAACATGAGTCCGTTACCGAAACCAATGACGGCAGCCGGTTGAGGGCGTACCGTGGGGCGGGAATGGAGGCCGGTCGCGGCCCGGGGCAGGCAGAAGGCCCTGAGTCCGGCCGGAACGGCGGCGAGGGTCGTCGCGCGGAGGGCAGGTCCGCGCCGGTGATCGTCGACGCGGGCGCGGGCACCGGGCACTACCTGGCGGCCGCGCTCAATGCCGTGAACGATGGCATCGGGATGGCGTTCGATGTGTCGAAACACGCAGTACGCCGGGCGGCGCGGGTGCATCCGAGGGCGGGCGCGTTCGTGGCCGACGTCTGGAGGCCGCTGCCAATCAGGGATGAGGTGGCGGACGTGGTGATCGACGTCTTCGCGCCCAGGAACGGCCCGGAGTTCGGGCGGATCCTGCGGCCGGGCGGGGTCGCGGTGGTCGTGACGCCGGCCGCCGAGCATCTGAGCCCGCTGGTGGGCGAGCTGGGGCTGCTCTCCGTGGATGAGGAGAAGGAGCGCCGGGTGGCGCGCAGCATGGAGGGCTTCGTACTGGCGGGGCGGCGCACGGTCGCGTTCGACATGGAGTTGGACGCCGGCGAGGTCGCCCAGGTGGTCGGCATGGGCCCGAGCGCGTGGCACACCGATCCGGCCGCGCTCGACGCCCGCATCGCGGCTTTTTTCTCCCCTGGCAGGGAGAAAGTGGTGACCCGCGCGGCGTTTCATCTGTCTATCTTCGAGCCCGCACCGCGTTCAAGACCTGCTCCTTGA
- a CDS encoding sensor histidine kinase codes for MPPKRGRPIAVKLLVLLLVPLLSLAGLWAFAAGLTGGDGLRLLSINDLATKVALPSEKVNVELQKERLASIEFLVGGLPLSKVTEQRTRTDLAVSAFRSSARPVRDLSPEMATQLNVVFGKLDQLTEARRGVDARTRAPLDVITGYSTIVDAFFRMYDAMILVPDTALYRQARAVTMLGEAMEMLSRERAVIAVVLSAGRVGAREREAFTGMVATRRLLFGQALGQLDDKLRGPYEKLVTSPVNKEFLAAENAVRDQATAAGLPAAAATWPVDARNLAAAVERAQASLTTGITGRITPAAVGLLVKIGVAGGVGLIAVVASILLSLRFRRRLVEELAGLRDAATELAEVRLPALVARLRTNTSRPTPEETAPLKVVTHSSEVDDIVTAFNRVQSTAVEAAVDQARLRHGVNQVFVNLARRNQSLLHRQLLQLDSMERAAEEPGMLADLFKLDHLTTRMRRHAESLIILSEQSPGRAWRNPVPIHDVLRAAVAEIEEYERVEVLTTPPVSLLGSAVTDVAHLIAELIENATLFSPPQTRVDVRTSTSPHGLVVEIEDRGLGLPRAELDELNDRLTRTPEFDLAQSERLGLFVVGRLAARHAIKVTLVASPYGGLTALVALPASLLADQPALAGR; via the coding sequence ATGCCCCCCAAGCGTGGCCGTCCCATCGCGGTGAAGCTCCTCGTCCTGCTGCTCGTCCCCCTGCTGTCCCTGGCCGGGCTGTGGGCGTTCGCGGCGGGCCTGACCGGCGGAGACGGGCTGCGCCTGCTCTCGATCAACGACCTGGCCACGAAGGTGGCCCTGCCCTCGGAGAAGGTCAACGTCGAGCTGCAGAAGGAACGGCTGGCCTCGATCGAGTTCCTGGTCGGCGGCCTGCCGCTCAGCAAGGTCACCGAGCAGCGCACCCGCACCGACCTCGCCGTGTCGGCCTTCCGCTCCTCCGCCAGGCCCGTGCGGGACCTGTCGCCGGAGATGGCGACCCAGCTCAACGTGGTGTTCGGCAAGCTCGACCAGCTCACCGAGGCCCGCCGCGGCGTGGACGCCCGCACGCGGGCGCCGCTCGACGTCATCACCGGCTACAGCACCATCGTGGACGCCTTCTTCCGCATGTACGACGCCATGATCCTGGTGCCCGACACGGCCCTCTACCGCCAGGCGCGGGCCGTGACCATGCTCGGCGAGGCCATGGAGATGCTCTCGCGCGAGCGGGCGGTCATCGCGGTCGTCCTCTCCGCCGGCCGGGTGGGCGCGCGGGAGCGGGAGGCGTTCACCGGGATGGTCGCGACCCGGCGGCTGCTGTTCGGCCAGGCGCTCGGGCAGCTCGACGACAAGCTGCGGGGGCCGTACGAGAAGCTGGTCACCTCGCCCGTCAACAAGGAGTTCCTGGCGGCCGAGAACGCCGTCCGCGACCAGGCGACGGCCGCCGGCCTGCCCGCCGCGGCGGCGACGTGGCCGGTCGACGCCCGGAACCTGGCGGCCGCGGTCGAACGCGCCCAGGCGTCGCTCACCACGGGCATCACCGGCCGGATCACGCCGGCCGCCGTCGGGCTGCTGGTCAAGATCGGCGTGGCCGGCGGCGTGGGCCTGATCGCCGTGGTCGCCTCGATCCTGCTCTCGCTGCGTTTCCGCCGCCGGCTGGTGGAGGAGCTGGCCGGGCTCCGCGACGCCGCCACCGAGCTGGCCGAGGTGCGCCTGCCCGCCCTGGTCGCGCGGCTGCGGACGAACACCTCAAGGCCGACGCCCGAGGAGACCGCGCCGCTGAAGGTCGTGACGCACAGCTCCGAGGTGGACGACATCGTCACGGCGTTCAACCGGGTGCAGTCGACCGCCGTCGAGGCCGCCGTGGACCAGGCCCGGCTGCGCCATGGCGTCAACCAGGTCTTCGTCAACCTGGCCCGCCGCAACCAGTCGCTGCTGCACCGCCAGCTCCTCCAGCTCGACAGCATGGAGCGGGCCGCCGAGGAGCCCGGCATGCTGGCCGACCTGTTCAAGCTCGACCACCTGACGACCCGCATGCGCCGGCACGCGGAGAGTCTGATCATCCTGTCCGAGCAGAGCCCCGGCCGCGCCTGGCGCAACCCGGTGCCGATCCACGACGTGCTGCGCGCCGCCGTGGCCGAGATCGAGGAGTACGAGCGGGTCGAGGTGCTCACGACGCCGCCGGTCTCGCTCCTCGGCTCGGCCGTCACCGACGTGGCCCACCTCATCGCCGAGCTGATCGAGAACGCCACCCTCTTCTCACCGCCGCAGACCCGGGTGGACGTGCGCACCTCGACCAGCCCGCACGGCCTCGTGGTCGAGATCGAGGACCGCGGGCTCGGCCTGCCCCGCGCCGAGCTGGACGAGCTCAACGACCGGCTGACCCGCACCCCCGAGTTCGACCTGGCGCAGAGCGAGCGGCTCGGCCTGTTCGTGGTCGGCAGGCTGGCGGCCAGGCACGCCATCAAGGTGACCCTGGTGGCCTCCCCCTACGGCGGCCTGACCGCCCTGGTGGCGCTGCCGGCGTCGCTACTGGCCGATCAGCCGGCCCTGGCCGGGCGTTAG